In Rutidosis leptorrhynchoides isolate AG116_Rl617_1_P2 chromosome 2, CSIRO_AGI_Rlap_v1, whole genome shotgun sequence, one genomic interval encodes:
- the LOC139893761 gene encoding uncharacterized protein, which produces MYFSTFLIFLLILLDIIVYYLQKLEDNNDKQKNSPISSSSSSSSSSSSSSLDRQCRRFSLSEIKLATRNFDDALVIGKGGFGMVYKGTINCGSRIEVAIKKLNVDSNQGAAEFRAEIEMLSKFRHSHIVSLLGYCEEEMILVYEYIQNGSLEDHLHKRNVNGRNYSILTWVQRVNICIGAARGLDYLHTGTGVEYGVIHRDIKSSNVLLDGNLSAKISDFGLSRFCPAYQLGSTTNVYTDQIKGTFGYMDAEYFTTRRLTRKSDVYAFGVVLFEALCGRPALDFTLDEQQHSLAGWAKQCIKEGKTDRIIDPCLREQVEGNCLKEFGQIAYECVRKSSNDRPTMTNVLARLEFVLVWTLRSQQSAQSGSYRKQIGRTMFIEKPWSLVLTKFPRRMSVDTMKPWQRFGKKNKGFTMTANSGCNGGVAAASRQVVPLPPKGPAKIPILKMFTYSELRTATENFRQERFLGEGGYGKVFIGWLDTVTFSPQKAGEGLAVAIKKSSPNRTQGLNEWQAEVKFLGTFSHPNVVKLFGYCWENKEFLLVYEYLHKGSLDMHLFREGVTPLSCDTRIKIAMGAAQGLAFLHTTENNVICRDVKSSNICLDKDFNPKLTDFGLAKLGPVDGGSHVSTGIAGTYGYMAPEYVATGRLYVKSDVYAFGVVMLEIITGLQASDYIQNGLKQNMVEWAMPFLTNTKKLQIIIDPRLGQAYPTKGAIKFAELILRCLESEPKNRPHMKEVVLVLQDINSIELKPNKSKTTVKDNMISVRNQTSSNNCYHQSHCWSPHRSKQGRGVWSTGTRLLGLQKCVGLKQENDTWAETMANKSEMKMRYRDKNGGSVFVSGWSMYPCMEKM; this is translated from the exons ATGTACTTTTCCACTTTTCTTATATTTCTATTGATTCTTTTGGACATTATTGTTTATTATTTACAGAAACTTGAGGATAACAATGATAAGCAGAAGAACTcacccatatcatcatcatcatcatcatcatcgtcgtcatcatcatcatctttagatAGACAGTGTCGACGTTTTTCACTTTCTGAAATTAAACTAGCTACTCGTAACTTTGACGATGCACTCGTAATTGGAAAAGGTGGATTCGGGATGGTATACAAAGGTACGATCAACTGCGGATCACGGATTGAAGTTGCCATTAAGAAGTTAAATGTTGATTCTAATCAAGGGGCAGCCGAGTTCCGGGCCGAAATCGAGATGCTTTCCAAGTTTCGGCATAGCCATATCGTCTCTTTATTAGGTTATTGTGAAGAAGAAATGATCcttgtttatgaatatatacaaaaTGGAAGTTTAGAGGATCATTTGCATAAAAGAAACGTTAATGGAAGAAATTATTCAATATTGACATGGGTGCAGAGGGTTAATATTTGCATAGGTGCGGCGCGTGGTTTGGACTACCTTCACACGGGTACAGGTGTCGAATACGGAGTCATACATCGGGACATAAAGAGCTCAAACGTCTTGTTGGATGGGAATTTATCGGCTAAAATTTCCGACTTTGGTTTGTCGAGATTTTGTCCAGCTTATCAGTTAGGATCTACAACAAATGTATATACAGATCAGATCAAAGGCACGTTTGGGTATATGGATGCCGAATATTTCACGACTCGTAGACTGACAAGAAAGTCTGACGTGTATGCGTTTGGTGTGGTGTTATTCGAAGCGTTATGTGGTAGGCCCGCTTTGGATTTTACGTTGGATGAACAGCAACATAGTTTAGCTGGGTGGGCCAAACAATGTATTAAAGAAGGTAAAACTGATCGAATTATTGATCCGTGTTTGAGGGAGCAAGTCGAAGGTAACTGTTTGAAGGAATTTGGGCAAATTGCATATGAATGTGTACGTAAATCTTCGAATGATCGGCCCACGATGACTAATGTGCTGGCTAGGCTTGAGTTCGTCTTAGTGTGGACTTTGCGGAGTCAACAGAGTGCCCAGAGTGGTAGTTATCGGAAACAAATCGGAAGAACCATGTTTATTGAGAAGCCATGGTCACTGGTCTTGACCAAATTTCCAA GGCGTATGAGTGTTGATACAATGAAACCTTGGCAAAGATTTGGCAAGAAAAATAAAGGGTTCACGATGACCGCAAACAGCGGTTGTAATGGTGGCGTTGCAGCTGCTTCTCGACAGGTGGTGCCACTGCCACCCAAGGGACCAGCGAAAATACCAATCTTGAAGATGTTTACATATTCTGAGCTACGGACCGCCACTGAGAATTTCAGACAAGAACGGTTTCTTGGAGAGGGCGGTTATGGGAAGGTTTTTATAGGGTGGCTGGACACTGTTACGTTCTCCCCACAGAAAGCTGGTGAGGGACTCGCTGTGGCGATTAAAAAGTCCAGTCCTAACAGGACTCAAGGTCTCAACGAGTGGCAG GCGGAAGTGAAATTTTTGGGAACATTTAGCCATCCGAATGTGGTTAAACTCTTTGGGTATTGCTGGGAAAATAAGGAGTTTCTGCTTGTTTATGAGTATTTGCACAAAGGAAGTTTAGATATGCATCTTTTCAGGG AAGGTGTAACACCACTTTCTTGTGACACAAGGATTAAAATAGCCATGGGAGCAGCTCAAGGTCTTGCTTTCTTGCACACTACAGAAAATAATGTCATTTGCAGGGATGTAAAATCATCGAATATTTGTTTAGATAAG GATTTTAATCCGAAGCTCACAGATTTTGGGCTGGCTAAGTTAGGTCCAGTTGATGGTGGGTCTCATGTCTCAACAGGCATCGCAGGCACATATGGCTATATGGCTCCCGAGTATGTGGCTACCG GTCGGCTATATGTCAAGAGCGACGTTTACGCTTTTGGAGTGGTAATGCTAGAGATTATAACAGGGTTACAAGCATCGGATTATATTCAAAACGGCCTGAAGCAAAACATGGTGGAGTGGGCTATGCCTTTTTTAACTAACACAAAGAAACTACAAATAATCATTGACCCAAGATTGGGCCAAGCTTATCCTACAAAAGGAGCTATAAAATTTGCCGAGCTCATTCTACGTTGTCTTGAATCAGAACCGAAGAACCGGCCTCATATGAAGGAAGTTGTGTTGGTTTTGCAAGATATAAACTCAATCGAACTGAAACCGAACAAGTCAAAGACAACAGTGAAGGATAATATGATAAGTGTTCGTAATCAAACAAGCTCTAATAATTGTTATCATCAAAGCCACTGTTGGTCTCCACATCGGTCAAAGCAAGGTAGAGGAGTTTGGTCAACCGGCACTCGGTTATTAGGTTTGCAAAAGTGCGTCGGTTTAAAGCAAGAAAATGATACCTGGGCTGAAACAATGGCCAATAAAAGTGAAATGAAAATGAGATATAGAGACAAGAATGGTGGTTCTGTTTTTGTTTCTGGTTGGTCTATGTATCCTTGTATGGAGAAGATGTAA